The genomic DNA GCCAGCCAGCCGGCCAGCATGAGGAGGCCGCCGATCGGCACGATCGCGCCGAGCCAGCGCAGGCCCGAGAGAGCGAGCACGCCCAGGCAGCCGCTGAAGATCGCGGTGCCGAGCAGAAAGCACCAACCCGCAGCCGACAGCGGGGCGCCGGGGGAGTGCGGCAGTCGAGCGAGCAGGCCGACGGCGACGAGCGCCAGGGCGTGCGCGAGGGCGTAGCGGACCGCGGTCTCCCAATTGGTAGCCTGGCCGGTCTCCTCGAGGCGGGTCTCGAGGAGGTGGGCGCCGAACGAGCCGGCGGCGACGGCGGCGAAGCCGACGAGAGCCCCGGCGGTGATCCAGGAGGGCTTCATCGGGAGCGGCTCAGGGACGGCTGTTCCCGAGGAGCTTGTCCTCCTCCTCTTCCTGGATGATGATCCGCGGCGTCACCATCAGCATCAGGCTGTCGGTC from Planctomycetota bacterium includes the following:
- a CDS encoding DUF423 domain-containing protein, encoding MKPSWITAGALVGFAAVAAGSFGAHLLETRLEETGQATNWETAVRYALAHALALVAVGLLARLPHSPGAPLSAAGWCFLLGTAIFSGCLGVLALSGLRWLGAIVPIGGLLMLAGWLALAIAGLTRGD